The Phaseolus vulgaris cultivar G19833 chromosome 10, P. vulgaris v2.0, whole genome shotgun sequence DNA window aaaaaatatgcgCTTTCCTAGAGAAATTGGTTTATAATCATTTAAACCAATAaggttattatttttaagtactAACATTATGAAAGACGCATTGCAACCCCTTGGTATGTTGCCTTATTTTGATGAATCGGATTCCCTTGTTGATGACTCGATTCCAAATATAGTCGACGAATTTGTTCCTACAATTGGAATGTGTTTTCACACTACAGATGGCGCCAAAAGTTTTTATCGAAAATATGACATTAAAATACGAAGTTCAAATAAAGGACCTGACAAGGAATTGAAGTATTTTATGTTGGTATGTGCAAGAGTAGGAAAATACGTGTCGGGGATTCCAGCCGAAATGAACACGCAACCAACTCAGACCGTTGAATGTCCAGCTCGTATAACTGTTGgcataaaagaaagaaagtggTATATTATGTTCGTACATGAGGAACACTCACACGATATAAGCTCGACGAAGTCTAGATTGTTTCACAGTAATAGGAAAATAAGTTTACAAACAAAAAGAGTGCTTGATATAAATGACGATGTTGGGGTTCGTATAAACAAGACTTTTAGGTCTTTTGTATTTACTGCTGGTGGTTGTGACAATCTTGACTTTGTTGAATGAGATGTGCACAATTATGTCGCCAAAAGTAAGAGCATTGGGGAAGGAAGGTGATGGAAAAACTCTTTTAAGTCATTTTGTTGGATGGGGAATTGAATCCACAATTTTACTTCGCATAGATTTGGATGATGATAACCACATATGTCATGTATTTTGGGCTGATGCAAGAAGTATGGCAACATGGGATAGTTTTGCAGACATTTTATGTTTCGATTCCACATACTTAACAAATAAGTATGATATGTCATTTGCACCTTTTGTTTGTGTAAATCATCACGATCAATAAATATTGTTGGGATGTGGACTGATATCTTCTGAGGACAATGATGTGTTTGTATGACTTTTTCAAAGTTGGTTGCGTTGCATGTCATACAGGCTCCCGTAGACATTGTGACCGATCAATGCAGGGCAATGAAAAATGCAATTCAAGTTGTTTTCCCAAATGCACGATACAGGTGGTGTCTTTGGCACATCATGAAAAAATACCAAAAAAACTTCAAGGATATATTCAATACAAGGAAATCAAACGTGCAATAAAGACAGTATATGAGTCGACAAATGTTGATGATTTCTTGTCTTCCTGTCAAATTTTAGAAATACGTTTGAGTTAAGTAACAACAATTGGTTAAGTACATTATTTGAAGAATGACATCATTGAGTCCCTTGTTATCAGAAAGCATTTTTTTGGGTTGGAATATCGACAACGCAGAGGAGTGAAAGCATGAACGCATTTTTTTACGGGTACATTAATTGCACCATAAGTCTCCAACAATTTGTGCAGCAATATGATAACGCTCTGCAACATAAGGTCGAGCTAAAGGTCTAAATTAATGAAAGTAATTATTACTGTGGTGTAATCAGGAAAGTTGTTTTCATCCAATTTGTGTGAACCATCCCACAACTTCATAAATTTCACAACTAAAACGCCACAATCAAAGCTGCATAcaacaaataaattattaaataaacaacaattaaaattcatataaaatcaaaataaataatactatCATTTTGGATACTAACCCATTTGGTTGTAGGGGaaccttttcttttatcaatgtAATTTGATGGCCACTCTTTCCAAAGAAGTTGTCAAGAATTTCATGAACGCTTGAGTCGATCAATCTACAACCTACAACATGCAATATAACAAGAATCACAAAGAAATTCAAACCAAATGAATTCATTCACTATTCAAGAACATGGAACTATTTACCATTGCTTTATCAATTTTGTGTCAACCTTAAATTGTATGACCAATCGAGTCCAGCACATGCAATTGCCTCATACCACAATTCAATGCGTACACCCACCAGTGGTCATTGAACACTGTTGGCACAAACACCTACAAAGtgcaaaattttaaattcacaGTGAACATCAACATTTTAAACAACACTAACATTTATTTACACTAAACATCACTAATATAGACTTACAAAATCACAATAGGATATTCCTTTATATGAGAATAAACCTTTTCCATAAAAGGATGTGTAATCAGAACTGGTCCAAGATCTTTATCCCCCTTTCACATTCATTTTTTCAATTACACGGGTCTGCAAGAACAAACTCTATTATTACTATTACCAAAAACTTCAAACAAATAACAACAATTTTAAATCCACACTAACCGCAAAAAAGGGATTGAATGAAAACCGCTTCACCACTCCAAATCGTGGAAAACCAATACAATCAGCACGGTCCCCAACACAAACATGTTGAATCGCCCATACCTATTTCCAAATAAATAATAGACAACTAATTAACATTTAAAAGAATCACCAATTCATTACAAACTTACTTGTCACAATTTTCACTTACCagactaaaaaaataaaccACACTTACCTTCTCGTTGCTCCTAGTACTCTGGCCACCGCTACTTTGCACTTCAACCGCAACCTCTTCGCACTCCACCCCCACTCATCGCCATTCGCAATGTTCATCGCCCCAactattacaaagtggactttaagcatAACTCAacccccataaaaccggctcatagggttgaggtttgcacccacttatatacaatgaaatgtcttaatctctagtcgatgtggaatctccaacaccAACCTCTTTGCAATGTTCTCCTTCCGTTTGCAGCACCCACATTCCACTCTTTCCCGCTACCCACCAGCAATCCAATCCAACCACGTAAGGAAGTTGTATTCTGGCGCAAATGACCGAGAGTTGTCTAAAAATCATTTTCGTATGCAGTTCACTTAATCACCTAAATACCCTTTTATTCCATACCTTTAGGTTATGTTCCACTCTTCTCAATTTGTGTCTTTGGTGTACCATACCATACTCATTCACAATTTAACTATTCCATACCCTTTTTCACCaattcattaaatatatattaatgtgTTGCCATGCATCTAATGTCCTAAAAGGTATTGGGCTCTAATAGGTAACTTTTTCtcatttcttttaataatatatatatatatataaatatttaataatgttttgtttgttcttcaaaatatatttcaaattgcTCTTGTACTTTTACTTCACGTAAAAAATTACTCTGACAATTTTTGGtctaaattgaaaattttaaactcaatttatattatcattttttgaaatgaaaaaaaagttacaCTCAACTTGTAAGCAGAACTTTTAGTATAAGTTAAATCACAGGTACTACAATACGACTTtaacaaaaagtaaaaaaaaaatgtttagaaGGAAGATTTCTGTTTTagtgtttatatatttaaaaatatatatacatttttaatgccataattttatataatattccATATTTATACAATAATTTGAATAGACATTACAAAAAGaagaatattattaatttatgacGAAATAGGCCGGGATGAATATTTGGAAACTGACATAATTCACTAAACATAATTTTTCTGATTCAATTCTCTTTTATGCTAGCAGAAATAGAATGAGATGAAGAACTTTCAATGTACCAACACTTACATATAACATTCCAAGGactttcataaatattttaaacattaaaatttaaaataatttttttttgtctgaattttatattttgaattttaaaattcaataaaacataattttatattataaattttaaagtttaaaagatatttcctgaatataaaaatatattatgaattttagagtttaaaagatattttcaaaatcagaaaatacattctgaaactctgaaatttagaatataaaattgtattttatattttagaatttagaatgtatttcaaaaataaaaaagaaagaggagtgacaaaaaaaagttagaaacaTGGCAAAATTATCATTTCACTTGTTATAtatgaaggtgcatgaagaaagcATGGAGGTATATGAAGAAATTGCCACTTTCAGTGTGTTTTGTGTCTACGTGGGCTTGGTGCGTGGGCTTGGCCCACGGTGTGTCCCTGGTTTTCATTTTCGTTCTAACCTCGATTTCTTCCTTCCCCATATGTTCTTGCACTAATTTATTCACTGTTGTGGTGAGTGAGCTACTGAGCTTACGTAATCGGTTTCGATCTTCGAAATCGGAAAGAGGAGGTTGAATCTTGGTATTGCTTCGGTGCTTTTGCAGTTTAGCCtctaattttgattttaaaggTTAGTTGATTCATGGTTGCAATGAGTTCATAGTTGGTTCAACGTTAGGTTTTTAATATTAGATTGGGTATTTAATTTTTGTGATTTTCTCTGTTTGCTCATACATGTTAAAGACTGTTATTGTGTGCAGATTATTTAAGGAGAAACTTTTTGGCTAGTTTTGggagataaaataaaagttcCTCTGTTGTAGTTATATAggtttctggattttttttttatctcattttcTGTATTTAGAAGTTCGTTAAGTTGCTGATAAAGAACTTGAATTAAATTGGATGAAAAAACTTAAAGGGCAAAATTTCCCATGACtgtatttttaattcaaattcaaaaaatgaaCTAAACACCTCAACAGCATGTGGGAACTAAATAAATTGCTGACTTAGATTAGTGATTATGTTGGTTATTTGAATAGTTGAATAACTGGAATAGTGATTATGTTGGTTTCTTTTATTTGGTGTTTTATTTGTAAATAGGGTTTAGAATACGTATTTATTTGTAGTTTCAGTGAGATAAGTTATTGTTTTGAAAATCTATTGATCTGAACAAGTTTGGCTGGTTTTATACCATACTTTTTTATGTATGTTAAAATTGCAATGAACTTTGAAaagtatgtatgtatgtatatatatgtttgATGATTGAACAGAAGTTGGCTtcacaaaatcaaaatcataagTCATCCTCttttatggagg harbors:
- the LOC137813482 gene encoding uncharacterized protein; this translates as MKDALQPLGMLPYFDESDSLVDDSIPNIVDEFVPTIGMCFHTTDGAKSFYRKYDIKIRSSNKGPDKELKYFMLVCARVGKYVSGIPAEMNTQPTQTVECPARITVGIKERKWYIMFVHEEHSHDISSTKSRLFHSNRKISLQTKRVLDINDDVGVRINKTFRSFVFTAGGCDNLDFVE